The window GAAACCGTGACCACGCCACGTCTGGAAGACCTCCCGGAGGTGGGCGGCCGCTCCCCGGTGGTTGATGTCGAGGGCGTACAGGTCCTGCTCCCAGATATGGCCGGTCCACAGGGGTTCGGTGCCGTCCGGGGTACGTACGAGCCAGTCGGGATGGTCGCGGAAGACGTCGGAGCGGGCGCCTACGAACATCGGGGCGATCCATACCCCGGCGCGCCGGTCCGAGGCGTGGATGCGATCGACAAGAGCGCTCAACGAGCTGAATCGGTCGGAGAGTTGCAGCCAGTCGCCGATCTCCTTCTGGAAGGCGTCGTCCACGGCGATCATGTCGACGGGCAGTTCGTGCCTGTCGATGGCCTCGATGTTCTCGTACATGTCGCGCTCGGTGAGCCGGGTGACGTACTGGTACCAGGGACACCAGCCGGTCGGATAACTCTCGCCGACCCGTACGCCCAGCTTCTCGGCGTACCGGTCGGCCCAGCGGGCGAGTGCCGAGTCCAGGCCGCCCGGGCCGTCATCGACGGTGTGCTCGACCGGGCCGTCGGAGGTCACGCGCACTCCCCCCGGCCTGCGCGACCGCCCGGACGGACTCCTCGTGTGCGCTGTCGACGGCACGCTGGTAGCGGTGCCGTGGTTCGAATCCCCGTGCCGCCACGCCCAGGAGGGGCCCAGTTCTTGTCCGGGGCCGTCGAGCCACGGGCTGGGTGCCGAAGACATGGGGGCGGCCCTCACGATCACGCCGACGGGCGTCAACGTGATCACGAAGGCCGCGCCGTTCACCGGGTGACCGGCTCAGGCGAGCCGAACCCGAGGGCCCATAAGAGCTGTCAGGGTGTCGGGTTGTCGATTTCGAAGCCGTCGAACGTGGCGTACTGTCCCGACAGCTTGCTCACCACGATCGTGTGAATGCCGGCCGGGAGCGGGGCGCCGGTGTAGATGGCCGCATCGGCGTGGCGGGTGCCGTCGGCAGGAACCGTGTCGACGACGGTGGGGGATGCGCCGTCGATGGACACACTGATCTTGCCCTGGTCGGTGTACTGCTCGCCAAAGACCTTGATGCCGGTGCCGATGAAGGTGAACGAAAGGCTGCTGCC is drawn from Streptomyces sp. NBC_01717 and contains these coding sequences:
- a CDS encoding alpha-galactosidase gives rise to the protein MTSDGPVEHTVDDGPGGLDSALARWADRYAEKLGVRVGESYPTGWCPWYQYVTRLTERDMYENIEAIDRHELPVDMIAVDDAFQKEIGDWLQLSDRFSSLSALVDRIHASDRRAGVWIAPMFVGARSDVFRDHPDWLVRTPDGTEPLWTGHIWEQDLYALDINHRGAAAHLREVFQTWRGHGFDYFNSTSSSPRPGSAAATRTSPRSRRTRWASTSSARRLDAQGHIPSEPVPATVPTGCPGTTSRHARASRSPRNRPLPQTLRGQGDLPPGHGQLQPGPRS